The sequence TGTGACCACATGGGGGCAGTGTTTCAGATTAATCTCACTCCATCGATCACTCGGAAGCACTACTAAATGCGTATACTCCTTAACAGTCAGCCGGTGGATGACTCGGGTAGAAGCGATGACGAAGGAGGAGTTCTTTAAAAGAGGGAAATGTAGCGGTGGCGGGACAGTCGGGGACGATCTGAGATAATTACGTCATTAAACGGACGTTTTAATGGAGACATAATATACTCTACTAGAAAACACCTGCTGGATAATGCAGATTCACAAAACATtgttattaaatgtattttcattttagCACATAAAACCTCGGTTCAACGCTGTTTAGCTGAATGCTGCATGTTAGGTGTCTTGATTCTCCAGTCAAAATATGGGTTAACTCCGCCACCCCGGCGCACTGCTCGACACACTGGTTGACAAATGGTGCTCACCCACCACGGCTCGTTGCTCATCACGCTTCCAATATGGCGGTGAATCTCACTGACCTCTCCCTTCCTCAGTTAGAGGGATTAAAAGGCCAACTGGACCAGGTATCGTTGCATTTTTTCCTGTATAGATTCTAATTTATCTGCCATAAGTGACGTTATGAGAGCATTTCCATGGGTTAAAGGAAAACTGCTTAAACGCTGCTGGTGTGGATACCTAGTCGGTTACCACCATGATGCTTTCCTTTATTGGACTCGTTTGGTCATAATGGTTTTTTATTTCAGGAGGTTGAGTTCTTGACGTCTTCCATAAGCCAGCTGAAAGTTGCCCAGAACAAGTTTGTCGAAGCAAAAGACAGCTTGAATGTCCTGAACTCAAACAATAAAGGTACTAATTACGTTTCTGCTGGAACAAAATGCATATAGGGAATTTATAATACATAATGGTTTGCATAATTGAATGTCTCTACATGATAGTGATTTATTATAATTAGTCATATAATGACCAGGATTACAGTTTTCACTGTTACTGTTTAATCATAGTTGAATTCATCTTATGTTTGTGATTGTATGGCTTATATCAGCTGCTTGTAACcatgctttctttgttttcccaaacaggaaaagagctgcttgTGCCTCTCACCAGTTCTGTATCCTTTTTAACAACTCACCTTTCACTCTACACAGTACTCTGTGCAGAATACCACATCAAACTTCTCTGgatgaaaagaaatgtttccattaccatttgtctttaattttttttttctgcaatctTAGGTGTAGCTTATTGGTATCAGCTGTTTACCTCTGGGTGTCTATAGTTTTCCATTAAACTTTAGCCTCAGGTGACATcatggatttatttttaaagccaaGAAAAAAGCGTCACTCAGGGAACCATCTTTTACACCTGTTTTAGCCATTGATACTTCTAAGCTAAAGAATAAAAAGACACGTCTTCTTTGTGAGAACATATTTCTGGGTGGTGCAATATACACTGGTCAGATATAACTTGTAACTATGGTTACATGGCTAATATTGTTGGTCCGTATTTTGCTCAGTTAGGGCCACCATTGATGTGCTGTAGTATCTGGCACTACGATAATAGCAGAAGATTCTTCAAGTCTTGCTAAATGGGTAATCCATGGATCGAACTCATCCTACGGAAGCTGGATTGGATTAAGCTCTGGGGGAATCTGGAGGACATGTCAATACCTCAAACCATTCCTGAACCATTTTTGCTTGTGGCAGGGTCTATCATCCTGCTGTTGTAGGGCGCAATCTTCAGGGAATACTGTCTCTATAAAAGACTAGTGTCAAACATCAGCCTATTCATCCCTCATCAGATTTGATTAAAGCCTTACAATTGcccatttttttttcagcttctaacGCATTAACTTGGAGGACatattgttcatgttttgcaTAATATATCCCATCCACTAACAGGTGCCATGGTGAGGAGATGATTTGTGTTCTTCACCTCACCTGGCAGGGGCCCTATTTTTATGCCTGGTCATTGTGTGTTAAAAGATATTGTATACCTTTTGAGATCCTTAACTGTCGATTGTATCCAGATGTATGTCCCCGGAACGTTAAATGATGTGGAATATGTGTTAGTGGATGTGGGGACTGGATATTATGTTGAAAAGGTAACGTGCTTGCCATTGAAAGCATACTACCGTCAGCCAACTATATCTAAGTACATAACACTGAATCatgcattttttatgtttttgtagaATGTGGATGACTCAAAGGCGTTCTTCAAGCGTAAAATAGATTTCCTCACGAAGCAAATAGAGAAAATTCAGCCAGCTCTTCAAGAGAAGCATGCTATGAAACAAGGTAAAATGACATGAACTATCTGAGTGATGCTCTGAACATTTTGTAGCTAGTGAACTCGGAATATCTTAATCTGAGATTAAATTTCACTCGATCGAAAACGCACTTGATGGTACTGTAGGTGTGATTAAAAACCTGGCACCTACTGAGAAAATGTTTCTGGTAGACCCACAACATCTGATAAACATTCAGATGCAGATTTaattctttttgtttctgtgttgcagcGGTCATTGAAGTTATGAACATGAAGATCCAACAATTACAACAAAATCAACAGGCATCACAGATGGTTGGAAGTACCAAGGCCTAATGAAAACAACTGTTGGAGCTATTCAGGTTTAGGGACATTTTTGAGTTTGTCTAAAACGCTCAAATCATGTTTCCAATCTAGGTGAGCTGTTAAAAAAAGATGATGTACTTGCAACaacttaaattaaacaaatcttCATAATTAAACCTAATTAATTCTTGATTCAAAGCTCATGCACATCTTGTCCATATTTATTAATTGGTTCGGTCAGTCAACCCTATATATGGTTACTTTCCTCTTAATTTACAGTGCTGGAGACCTATCTgaattatttgttcattttattcagCAGCTGTAAAACAAGTCTGTCAAGAAAACCTCAATATTGTTAAAAGAAGTAAAATTTAAACTGTGTACGTCTTCTAAACTGAGTACTTTGGTGACTTATCTCTGTTGTATCTGCAATCTTCCAAAATAGACATTCAGTGTATTCAGTGTAAACCTAGATTTAGCCGAGTGTCCAGTCCTTTAGATACTTTTGCTATTAGGAAAAGTGGATATGTAATTTGGCACTAAAATTCCCCTGAAGTATTGCTTGGTGTAAGGTTTGCCTCATATtgacagttgaaaccagatattcacacaaacaataaaaagacaacCCCCACTTTTCTCGTATTGGCCAAAACTCAgacttcctgttttaggtcagttagttTTAGTACCTGCTAAATACTAGACGTTTTCAGATACGTTTTCTTGATTTTTAATTCTGAAGTTTaaagatatttcttttttatttggtaGATTTGTCTTTTAAACTGTATCCTTTGGGTCAAACATTTCTGCCACACTTACTTTACATTTGGATCTCGTTCTGGGGCTTAAAGCTTCaccctttttcctccaaatttaACATATGGGTCATTATGGCCAATTTCAATTTTAAGTTAAGATCTCTGTACCGAGTAGATTTGTAAAGTTATCTGGCTTCTAGCTCCATGCTGGACCACTATAAATCATTTAGAGTAAACATGCGCCTCATCAGGAGCATGGAATAAAGCAAACTAGAATGAACATGGTTAAATATTGAAAGTTGTAAGCTTCTGTTGTTTACAACTGGAAAAGACTATTAGATTTACACCGTAAAGCCATGTGTGTGCATAGTACACCGCACTCATAGTTTGTACCAGTACTGTGTATTTATTGCAATACTTTATATGCAAAATGCATTTGGTGTACTGTGCAATTTTTAAAAGTGCACAAAAGAGAAATGTTACTGTATCAAATGCTAGTATATAGTTTACCATCCTACGTGGTCTAGAAAATAGGTTTTATTCCACTAAAATATCAAACACGCTAAAACTATTTTGTGATAAATATGCTTTattacattccaattagtctaCACACTCTTTCAGTTCGAGGGTTTTATGTTTCAGGGTGTTTAAAATTATATGGTGGATGACTGTGTACATTAAACAAGGCTTGGTGACTATTTCTGCTGCATTCTATTTGACTCCAAAGTAAAACTACATTGTTTGCTCGTAGTTGGGCCCAGTGACTATTACCAGTacaatgcaacaacaaagtatCTATCTGCATACTATGCTTTCAAAAACTTTAGCAACATGTTCACTAACTTTGGTTGCATAGCACTTTGAATAATGGGTGACTTGATGAGATACAAACCAACAGAAACACAGTTTTTCATTTCAACTATTGCTACCTTTTAAACAAATGGCAgccattttagattttgaagttTGGTGTTGGCAGGAAATTCCCAACTTTGTTTGGAAAAGTGTTTACTGAAATGGTCCTTGTTTTTGCAGACAGCCATTGACACCTTCTACAAGGAGGCTAAGTCACAAAAGATCACTTCTAATGAAATTACCTGGTCACAAAGTGTCATATGCAAACAATAATGGAAGgtttagtggaagaaaaaaatgttacaaaaacgTGCACCAACGGGTTTGGAATGTTGATGGAGTCTGTGTGGTCCAACGTCTTTTATGAAGTCCATAGTCAGCGCAGCCATCTTCAAGGAAATTTTAGAGCTGTTTTtggcttccctctgctgacgaGCTTTATGGGGATGCTAATTTCATTTTCTAGCAGAACTTGATACCTGTCTACACTACCTGCTTTAATTACCATGGCATATTCTTGATGTGCCAGCAAACTAGTCTGATCTAAACTTAaaagagaatctatggagggtTCTCAAGGGGAAAATGGGGAACGGCAGAGAAGAAAAGGTGAGCTGAAGCCCTTTAACACCGCAGAAGACCCACAGACTGGTCACATCCAAGCTGTGCTGCAGTGATACAATAATTCATACAAAAGAAGCCCCCACCAGGTAAATATTGTACAGGAAATGGACACACTTGTCAGTAAGCTtacatttctgaattaaaaatgcattttcaatTGGTAAgtttttcattagctgcaaggCATAGTCATTAATTAATGTGTCAAATACATCACTCCGTGTAAGAAATCCATAATTAACTTTAAGaattaaattactaaaataaattttgatATTCTACCTCTTTAGGCCGCAGctctaaaacatttgagaacCGCTAGTTTAAAACTCgctgaatgatttaagtttGCTTACTAGAAACGAGGGGTAAACTTAAACTTGCCAGCTTGCCTTATCCCTGGTTTAAAACGGCTAACTTAAAAAGTTGGAGGTCGTTGTTACGTCAACACCTCTCCTACAGCGGCGAACGGCCTCGTCAGGGAGGTCACAGCCGTAGCGTTGTTTTTTGAGGTCGAGGCGGGCGGGGTGCAGCCTGTTGTTGGGTCGGACGGACGTAATCAAGCAGGCAGTCAGTCTGAAGCAGCTGTCACATGCTGCAGTTACCGCTGCGTCGCCGACAGCCAGGGATGAGGAATTGAGCCAGAATTACCTTCATTGATGATTCAGGTGGATATTTTAGTACAGATTTAGCGAAAGAGTCCGTTAGTGCTACTTACTGGTTAAAGTTGCGGTGCGCGAggcaaacttgaaaactggagCACGCGACACGGCAGTTACAGCCGACACCGACAAAGAAACGGACTCTTAACTACTAACAAGCGTCAGGTAATTTAAATCGTTTACGGGAGAGGAAAGGGGTCGCTTTACTCCAGTCTACCGGCACTGACCAGGGTAGAAACGAAGATCGAGTTATCATGGTAAGTGTGCGGCCTCAAGGCTTTCACCTCGGCTAATGATTGCCAACCTGTCTCAGTTTCCCCTCTTCTCTGGTTCACAAAGTCGTGCTATCTGAAGGTCGTCTACACTCTGCAGCCGCATGTCTGTTTTATTAGCGGTTTTAGAAGCTG comes from Girardinichthys multiradiatus isolate DD_20200921_A chromosome 20, DD_fGirMul_XY1, whole genome shotgun sequence and encodes:
- the pfdn5 gene encoding prefoldin subunit 5; the encoded protein is MAVNLTDLSLPQLEGLKGQLDQEVEFLTSSISQLKVAQNKFVEAKDSLNVLNSNNKGKELLVPLTSSMYVPGTLNDVEYVLVDVGTGYYVEKNVDDSKAFFKRKIDFLTKQIEKIQPALQEKHAMKQAVIEVMNMKIQQLQQNQQASQMVGSTKA